A part of Variovorax sp. HW608 genomic DNA contains:
- a CDS encoding sodium:solute symporter family protein, which yields MLLTLVIAYLLVTIAIGLYAAKRVKNTTDFAIAGRHLPLYMIVTTTFATWFGSETVLGIPAKFIEGGLNAVVEDPFGAGTCLILVGLFFAGKLYRMTLLTISDYYRERYGRFIEIACSLIIMLSYLGWVSAQVTALGLVFNVLSGGAIGVSMGMVIGVVSILAYTLFGGMWSVAVTDFIQMIILVLGLAVIAVFAGNMAGGAEKVVGFAVSRDLFKFWPEPTLKDMIFFFAAAITMMLGSIPQQDVFQRVMSANGTRAATLGPVIGGVAYILFAFVPMFLVASALLIMPSETATLLKEDPQKVLPTLVLEKMPFVMQVFFFGALLSAIKSTASATLLAPSVTFTENIWRQFRPAGTDRSNLMTMRLTVLVFSVCVLAYAIRMQGTPIYELVSGAYQVPLVGAFVPLVCGLYWRRASTQGAVAAVLLGVGVWLAFLATSWSTVFPAQLAGLIASFGGMVVGSLAPQWVANARTPHRPLAVDLA from the coding sequence TTGTTGTTGACCCTGGTCATCGCCTACCTGCTCGTCACCATCGCCATCGGCCTGTATGCGGCCAAGCGGGTGAAGAACACCACCGACTTCGCGATCGCGGGGCGCCACCTGCCGCTGTACATGATCGTGACCACCACCTTCGCGACGTGGTTCGGGTCGGAAACGGTGCTCGGCATTCCGGCCAAGTTCATCGAGGGCGGCCTGAATGCGGTGGTCGAGGACCCCTTCGGCGCCGGCACCTGCCTGATCCTGGTCGGCCTGTTCTTCGCCGGCAAGCTCTATCGCATGACGCTGCTGACCATCAGCGACTACTACCGCGAGCGCTACGGCCGGTTCATCGAGATCGCCTGCTCGCTGATCATCATGCTGAGCTACCTCGGATGGGTGTCGGCGCAGGTCACGGCGCTGGGGCTGGTGTTCAACGTGCTGTCGGGCGGCGCGATCGGGGTGTCGATGGGCATGGTGATCGGCGTCGTGTCGATCCTGGCCTATACGCTCTTCGGCGGCATGTGGTCCGTGGCCGTGACCGACTTCATCCAGATGATCATCCTCGTGCTGGGCCTGGCCGTGATCGCGGTCTTCGCCGGCAACATGGCCGGCGGTGCCGAGAAGGTGGTCGGCTTCGCGGTGAGCCGCGACCTGTTCAAGTTCTGGCCCGAGCCGACCCTCAAGGACATGATCTTCTTCTTCGCGGCCGCGATCACCATGATGCTGGGCTCGATCCCGCAGCAGGACGTGTTCCAGCGCGTGATGTCGGCCAACGGGACCCGGGCCGCGACGCTCGGGCCGGTCATCGGCGGCGTGGCCTACATCCTGTTCGCGTTCGTGCCCATGTTCCTGGTGGCGAGCGCGCTCCTGATCATGCCGAGCGAGACCGCGACGCTGCTCAAGGAAGATCCGCAGAAGGTCCTGCCGACGCTGGTGCTCGAGAAGATGCCCTTCGTGATGCAGGTGTTCTTCTTCGGGGCGCTGCTCTCCGCCATCAAGTCCACCGCTTCGGCGACCCTGCTGGCGCCCAGCGTGACCTTCACCGAAAACATCTGGCGCCAGTTCCGCCCCGCGGGCACCGACCGTTCGAACCTCATGACGATGCGCCTCACCGTACTGGTGTTCAGCGTCTGCGTGCTGGCCTACGCGATCCGCATGCAGGGGACGCCGATCTACGAACTGGTGTCCGGCGCCTATCAGGTGCCGCTCGTGGGCGCCTTCGTGCCGCTCGTGTGCGGGCTCTACTGGCGGCGCGCCTCCACCCAGGGCGCCGTGGCCGCGGTGCTGCTCGGCGTCGGCGTGTGGCTGGCGTTCCTGGCGACGTCGTGGAGCACGGTGTTCCCCGCGCAACTGGCGGGCCTGATCGCCTCCTTCGGCGGCATGGTCGTGGGATCGCTGGCGCCGCAATGGGTGGCCAATGCGCGCACGCCGCACCGGCCCCTGGCGGTCGACCTGGCCTGA
- a CDS encoding FmdB family zinc ribbon protein, with product MPIYAYKCSACGFAKDVLQKMSDAPLSECPTCGADAFSKQVTAAGFQLKGSGWYVTDFRGGGKAGGDKTSVSSPSDGASAKPAEAPASAPAPAAAPAPAAAPAPSSD from the coding sequence ATGCCCATCTACGCATACAAGTGCAGCGCCTGTGGCTTTGCCAAGGATGTGCTGCAGAAAATGTCCGATGCACCCCTCTCGGAGTGCCCGACTTGCGGCGCCGATGCGTTCAGCAAGCAAGTGACCGCCGCCGGCTTCCAGCTCAAGGGCTCGGGCTGGTACGTGACCGACTTCCGCGGTGGCGGCAAGGCCGGTGGCGACAAGACTTCCGTCAGCTCTCCTTCCGACGGTGCTTCCGCCAAGCCGGCCGAAGCGCCCGCGAGCGCACCGGCGCCTGCGGCAGCGCCAGCGCCTGCTGCGGCGCCCGCACCTAGCTCGGACTGA
- a CDS encoding DUF502 domain-containing protein has protein sequence MLALRKWLLSGLLVIVPLAITLAVLNWIIGTLDQTLWLLPGDWQRYLSEHKVRGLGVLLTLAILLSVGAVASNFVGKRLLGWGDAVVRRIPVVRSIYSSVKQVSDTLFSENGNAFRTAVLVQWPREGVWTIAFVTGTPGHEVVNHLGGGDYLGVYVPTTPNPTGGYFVMLKRSDCIELRMSVDDALKYIVSMGVVVPGGPAAIAIK, from the coding sequence ATGCTCGCCCTGCGCAAATGGCTGCTGTCCGGCTTGCTGGTCATCGTTCCGCTGGCCATCACGCTGGCCGTGCTGAACTGGATCATCGGCACGCTCGACCAGACGCTGTGGCTGCTGCCGGGGGACTGGCAGCGATACCTCAGCGAGCACAAGGTGCGCGGGCTCGGCGTGCTGCTGACGCTGGCCATCCTGCTCTCCGTCGGCGCGGTCGCGAGCAATTTCGTCGGCAAGCGCCTGCTCGGCTGGGGTGACGCGGTGGTCCGGCGCATTCCGGTCGTGCGGTCGATCTACTCGAGCGTCAAGCAGGTTTCCGACACGCTGTTCTCCGAGAACGGCAACGCATTCCGCACCGCCGTGCTGGTCCAGTGGCCGCGCGAGGGTGTCTGGACGATCGCCTTCGTGACCGGCACGCCCGGCCACGAGGTCGTCAACCACCTGGGCGGCGGCGACTATCTCGGCGTGTATGTGCCGACGACGCCCAACCCGACGGGCGGCTATTTCGTGATGCTCAAGCGCAGCGACTGCATCGAACTCAGGATGAGCGTGGACGACGCGCTCAAGTACATCGTCTCGATGGGGGTCGTCGTACCAGGCGGCCCCGCAGCGATCGCGATCAAATAA
- the aspS gene encoding aspartate--tRNA ligase, giving the protein MAMRTNYCGLVTEAQLGQTVTLCGWVNRRRDHGGVIFIDLRDREGYVQVVCDPDRAATFQTAEGLRNEFCLQITGLVRARPEGTTNENLKSGKIEVLCHEMKVLNPSVTPPFLLDDDNLSETTRLTHRVLDLRRPAMQRNLMLRYKVTMETRKFLDANGFIDIETPMLGKSTPEGARDYLVPSRVHDGSFFALPQSPQLFKQLLMVSGFDRYYQIVKCFRDEDLRADRQPEFTQIDIETSFMAEEEIREMFEGMIRKVFRAAAEVELPPFPVMTYGDAMFKYGSDKPDLRVKLEFTELTDVMRNVEFKVFAQAASTTGGRVVALRVPGGGAEGGLSRGDIDAYTEFVKIYGAKGLAYIKVNDAEKGREGLQSPIVKNLNDASLAEIIARTGARNGDILFFGADKAKVVNDAIGALRIKIGHSAFGKKSGLFDDRWAPLWVVDFPMFEFDEEGQRWSAVHHPFTAPKDGHEDLMDSAPEKCIAKAYDMVLNGIEMGGGSVRIHREEVQSKVFRALKISAEDAQNKFGFLLDALQYGAPPHGGIAIGLDRLVMLLSGAESIRDVIAFPKTQRAQDLLTQAPSPVDEKQLRELHIKLRNPQPAN; this is encoded by the coding sequence ATGGCCATGCGTACAAACTATTGCGGTCTCGTGACCGAAGCCCAACTGGGGCAAACCGTCACCCTTTGCGGCTGGGTCAATCGCCGGCGTGACCATGGGGGCGTGATCTTCATCGATCTGCGCGACCGCGAAGGCTACGTCCAGGTGGTGTGCGACCCGGATCGCGCCGCCACCTTCCAGACCGCCGAGGGCCTGCGCAACGAGTTCTGCCTGCAGATCACGGGCCTCGTGCGCGCGCGCCCCGAGGGCACGACCAACGAGAACCTCAAGAGCGGCAAGATCGAGGTGCTGTGCCACGAGATGAAGGTGCTGAATCCTTCCGTGACGCCGCCGTTCCTGCTCGACGACGACAACCTGTCGGAAACCACCCGCCTCACGCACCGCGTGCTCGACCTGCGCCGCCCCGCGATGCAGCGCAACCTGATGCTGCGCTACAAGGTGACGATGGAGACGCGCAAGTTCCTCGACGCCAACGGCTTCATCGACATCGAGACGCCGATGCTCGGCAAGTCCACGCCCGAAGGCGCGCGCGACTACCTCGTGCCCAGCCGCGTGCATGACGGCAGCTTCTTCGCGCTGCCGCAGTCGCCGCAGCTCTTCAAGCAGCTCTTGATGGTGTCCGGCTTCGACCGCTACTACCAGATCGTCAAGTGCTTCCGCGACGAGGACCTGCGCGCCGACCGCCAGCCCGAGTTCACGCAGATCGACATCGAGACCTCGTTCATGGCCGAGGAAGAGATCCGCGAGATGTTCGAAGGCATGATCCGCAAGGTGTTCCGCGCCGCGGCCGAGGTCGAGCTGCCGCCGTTCCCGGTCATGACCTATGGCGACGCCATGTTCAAGTACGGCTCGGACAAGCCGGACCTGCGCGTCAAGCTCGAGTTCACGGAGCTGACCGACGTGATGCGCAACGTCGAGTTCAAGGTGTTCGCTCAGGCTGCCAGCACGACGGGCGGCCGTGTGGTCGCACTGCGCGTACCGGGCGGCGGCGCCGAGGGCGGCCTGTCGCGCGGCGACATCGACGCCTACACCGAGTTCGTCAAGATCTACGGCGCCAAGGGCCTGGCCTATATCAAGGTCAACGATGCCGAGAAGGGCCGCGAGGGCCTGCAGAGCCCGATCGTCAAGAACCTCAACGATGCCTCGCTGGCCGAGATCATCGCCCGCACCGGCGCGCGCAACGGCGACATCCTGTTCTTCGGCGCCGACAAGGCCAAGGTGGTCAACGACGCGATCGGCGCGCTGCGCATCAAGATCGGCCACAGCGCCTTCGGCAAGAAGAGCGGCCTGTTCGACGACCGCTGGGCGCCGCTGTGGGTGGTCGACTTCCCGATGTTCGAGTTCGACGAGGAAGGCCAGCGCTGGTCGGCGGTGCACCACCCGTTCACCGCGCCCAAGGACGGCCACGAGGACCTCATGGACAGCGCACCGGAGAAGTGCATCGCCAAGGCCTACGACATGGTGCTCAACGGCATCGAGATGGGCGGCGGGTCGGTCCGTATCCACCGCGAGGAAGTCCAGAGCAAGGTCTTCCGCGCGCTCAAGATCAGCGCCGAGGATGCGCAGAACAAGTTCGGCTTCCTGCTGGACGCGCTGCAGTACGGCGCGCCCCCGCACGGCGGCATCGCGATCGGCCTGGACCGCCTCGTGATGCTCCTGAGCGGCGCCGAGTCGATCCGCGACGTGATCGCCTTCCCGAAGACCCAGCGCGCGCAAGACCTGCTCACGCAGGCGCCGAGCCCGGTCGACGAGAAGCAGCTGCGCGAGCTGCATATCAAGCTGCGCAACCCGCAACCCGCAAACTGA
- the nudB gene encoding dihydroneopterin triphosphate diphosphatase, translated as MSARPWKIPESVLVVIHTPALDVLLIRRADAEDFWQSVTGSRNSEDEPLALTAAREVAEETGIDCGEGSELAARLVDWGLENVYEIYPRWRSRYAPGVTHNTEHLFGLCVPDRVTPRLDPREHTDWRWLPYREAADACFSPSNAEAILLLPQFAR; from the coding sequence ATGAGCGCGCGCCCCTGGAAGATCCCGGAGTCGGTGCTGGTCGTGATCCACACGCCGGCGCTCGACGTGCTCCTGATCCGCCGTGCCGACGCCGAAGATTTCTGGCAGTCGGTCACCGGCAGCAGGAATTCCGAAGACGAGCCCCTGGCCCTCACCGCGGCGCGCGAGGTGGCGGAAGAAACCGGCATCGACTGCGGCGAAGGCTCCGAGCTGGCGGCACGGCTGGTCGACTGGGGCCTGGAAAACGTCTACGAGATCTACCCGCGCTGGCGCTCGCGCTATGCGCCGGGCGTGACGCACAACACGGAGCATCTTTTTGGCCTTTGCGTGCCCGATCGCGTGACGCCACGGCTCGATCCGCGCGAACATACGGACTGGCGCTGGCTGCCGTACCGCGAAGCGGCGGATGCCTGTTTTTCTCCGTCGAACGCCGAGGCCATCCTGCTCCTGCCACAATTTGCGCGATGA
- a CDS encoding endonuclease/exonuclease/phosphatase family protein: protein MNPQANTLRVATYNIHKGVQGIGPARRLEIHNLGHAIEQLDADIVCLQEVRKMNRQAARRFLHWPEMPQADFLAPEGYTAVYETNAITRHGEHGNALLTRWPVLKTTHQDISDHRFEQRGLLHAVIEIERQPVHAIVVHLGLIKGSRIRQVAQLREFIDSEIPSHEALVVAGDFNDWGARMRYAMNAMGMRDSSDLRGPRTLTYPSRLPVTQLDFIYGRRLEPVACSVPRGPIWARMSDHLPLVTDFLLSKK, encoded by the coding sequence ATGAATCCGCAGGCGAACACCCTCCGCGTGGCCACCTACAACATCCACAAGGGTGTGCAAGGGATCGGGCCGGCGCGGCGCCTCGAAATCCACAATCTCGGCCACGCCATCGAGCAGCTCGACGCGGACATCGTGTGCCTGCAGGAAGTCCGCAAGATGAACCGGCAGGCGGCGCGGCGGTTCCTGCACTGGCCCGAAATGCCGCAGGCGGACTTCCTCGCGCCTGAAGGCTACACCGCGGTCTACGAGACCAACGCCATCACCCGGCACGGCGAGCACGGCAACGCGCTGCTCACCCGCTGGCCGGTGCTCAAAACGACGCATCAGGACATTTCGGACCACCGCTTCGAGCAGCGCGGGCTGCTGCATGCGGTGATCGAGATCGAGCGCCAGCCGGTGCATGCGATCGTGGTGCACCTGGGCCTGATCAAGGGCAGCCGGATCCGCCAGGTGGCCCAGTTGCGGGAGTTCATCGACAGCGAGATCCCATCGCACGAGGCGCTGGTGGTGGCCGGCGACTTCAACGACTGGGGGGCGCGCATGCGCTATGCGATGAACGCCATGGGCATGCGCGATTCGAGCGACCTGCGCGGGCCGCGCACGCTGACCTATCCGTCGCGGCTGCCGGTGACCCAGCTCGATTTCATCTACGGGCGGCGGCTCGAACCGGTCGCCTGTTCGGTGCCTCGCGGTCCGATCTGGGCGCGGATGTCCGACCATCTCCCGCTCGTGACCGACTTTTTGCTATCGAAAAAGTAG
- the folE gene encoding GTP cyclohydrolase I codes for MLRTIDAARRPVEGDEDEGTPVSVKIRERLQAARRRFNANDNIAEFIEPGELEHLLDEVEDKMKDVLRSLVIDIENDHNTDNTARRVAKMYLQEVFKGRYVNQPSLTEFPNAEHLNELMIVGPITVRSACSHHFCPIIGKLWIGVMPNEKTNVIGLSKYARLAEWVMGRPQIQEEAVVQLADLIQEKTQPDGLALVVEAEHFCMQWRGVKEMDSKMINSVMRGVFLKDPNLRREFLSLLPRQR; via the coding sequence ATGCTAAGGACCATCGACGCCGCACGGCGCCCCGTGGAAGGGGATGAAGACGAGGGCACACCCGTGTCCGTGAAGATTCGCGAGCGCCTGCAGGCCGCACGACGACGCTTCAACGCCAACGACAACATCGCCGAATTCATCGAGCCGGGCGAACTCGAGCATCTGCTCGACGAGGTCGAGGACAAGATGAAGGACGTGCTGCGCAGTCTCGTGATCGACATCGAGAACGATCACAACACGGACAACACCGCCCGGCGCGTCGCCAAGATGTACCTGCAGGAGGTGTTCAAGGGCCGCTACGTGAATCAGCCCTCGCTCACCGAATTCCCCAACGCGGAGCATCTCAACGAACTGATGATCGTCGGGCCGATCACGGTGCGCAGCGCCTGCTCGCACCATTTCTGCCCGATCATCGGCAAGCTGTGGATCGGCGTCATGCCCAACGAGAAGACCAACGTCATCGGCCTCTCGAAGTACGCGCGCCTCGCCGAGTGGGTCATGGGCCGCCCCCAGATCCAGGAAGAGGCGGTGGTGCAACTCGCCGATCTCATCCAGGAGAAGACGCAGCCCGACGGCCTCGCGCTGGTGGTGGAGGCGGAGCACTTCTGCATGCAGTGGCGCGGCGTCAAGGAGATGGACAGCAAGATGATCAACTCCGTGATGCGCGGCGTGTTCCTGAAGGACCCGAACCTTCGCCGCGAATTTCTTTCCCTTCTTCCGCGCCAGCGCTGA
- a CDS encoding BLUF domain-containing protein: MLVRLLYASRAVDTSQEAIDAILAQARSHNTTCGVTGILCYGAGVFLQAIEGGRMAISELYGHIQRDPRHKDVVLLHYEEISERRFGGWTMGQVNLSKLNASTLLKYSERAELDPYSVSGQVSLALLEELMATAAIVGRH, from the coding sequence ATGCTCGTACGTCTTCTCTATGCCAGCCGCGCCGTGGACACCAGCCAGGAGGCGATCGACGCGATCCTGGCCCAGGCACGGTCGCACAACACGACCTGCGGCGTCACCGGCATCCTGTGCTACGGCGCCGGCGTGTTCCTGCAGGCGATCGAGGGTGGCCGCATGGCGATCAGCGAGCTGTACGGCCATATCCAGAGGGATCCCCGCCACAAGGACGTGGTGCTGCTGCACTACGAGGAGATCTCGGAACGCCGCTTCGGCGGCTGGACCATGGGGCAGGTGAACCTGTCGAAGCTCAATGCGTCGACGCTGCTCAAGTATTCCGAACGGGCGGAACTCGACCCGTATTCGGTCTCGGGCCAGGTCTCGCTGGCGCTGCTCGAAGAGCTGATGGCGACCGCCGCCATCGTCGGGCGGCACTGA
- a CDS encoding DUF429 domain-containing protein, which yields MRLIGCDFSSAPTARKPIVVALGASGDGVVELHGFECFPSLDAWGRWLAETPQWVGAFDFPFGLPRELVVELGWPSEWKPLIEHYTAIERARIRDTFAAFCAARPAGGKFAHRATDRPAGSSPSMKWVNPPVAFMLHAGVPRLIEAGASLPGLHVRAEGGSRIALEGYPGLLARELVGRRSYKSDQAASQSAARRWVRSELLAALERGSSRLGLRLVLPEGLRDRMVDDAKGDFIDAVLCLMQAAWGVARHASAGPGYGLPPDIDPLEGWIVTA from the coding sequence ATGCGCCTGATCGGCTGCGATTTCTCGAGCGCGCCGACTGCACGCAAGCCGATCGTCGTCGCGCTCGGCGCATCGGGCGATGGCGTGGTCGAGCTTCATGGATTCGAGTGCTTCCCATCGCTGGACGCGTGGGGCCGCTGGCTGGCCGAGACACCGCAGTGGGTGGGCGCTTTCGATTTCCCGTTCGGTCTTCCACGTGAACTCGTCGTGGAACTCGGATGGCCTTCGGAGTGGAAGCCGCTCATCGAGCACTACACGGCCATCGAGCGCGCGAGGATTCGGGACACTTTCGCGGCGTTCTGCGCCGCCCGTCCGGCGGGCGGCAAGTTCGCGCACCGCGCGACGGATCGGCCCGCAGGCTCCAGTCCGTCGATGAAGTGGGTCAATCCGCCGGTGGCGTTCATGCTCCACGCCGGCGTGCCGCGGCTGATCGAGGCGGGCGCATCGCTGCCGGGCCTGCACGTGCGGGCGGAGGGCGGCAGCCGTATCGCGCTGGAAGGCTATCCGGGCCTGCTGGCGCGCGAACTGGTCGGCCGCCGCAGCTACAAGAGTGACCAGGCCGCCTCGCAATCGGCGGCGCGCCGGTGGGTGCGAAGCGAACTTCTGGCGGCGCTGGAGCGGGGTTCGTCCAGGCTGGGGCTGCGGCTCGTGCTGCCCGAGGGCCTGCGCGACCGCATGGTGGACGATGCCAAGGGCGATTTCATCGATGCGGTGCTCTGCCTGATGCAGGCCGCCTGGGGCGTGGCGCGGCATGCGAGCGCAGGCCCCGGGTACGGACTCCCCCCGGATATCGATCCGCTCGAAGGCTGGATCGTGACAGCCTGA
- a CDS encoding CsbD family protein, whose translation MNNDQVSGRMEEAKGKLKEAAGKVLGSDKLKTRGAVEQAAGKVQKTYGDIKEQVKDAGRSGAGKP comes from the coding sequence ATGAACAACGATCAGGTGTCGGGCCGCATGGAAGAAGCCAAGGGCAAGTTGAAGGAAGCCGCGGGCAAGGTCCTCGGCAGCGACAAGCTGAAGACTCGAGGCGCGGTGGAACAGGCCGCCGGCAAGGTCCAGAAGACCTACGGCGATATCAAGGAACAGGTCAAGGATGCAGGCCGCAGCGGCGCGGGCAAACCCTGA
- a CDS encoding BON domain-containing protein: protein MTDLDQVLKHLRTALILTVAGSALSLTACGKGPGDQTAGQKMDSVIAKTEQAGADAKAKTESAAAKVGAAVDDAAITASVSTKLAKDPDLSATKIDVDTAGGVVSLSGPAPNAAAKARAEEIAKSVNGVASVHNNLEVKSM from the coding sequence ATGACTGATCTCGATCAAGTTTTGAAACACCTGCGCACCGCGCTCATTCTGACGGTCGCGGGGTCCGCGCTGTCGCTGACGGCTTGCGGCAAAGGGCCCGGCGACCAGACGGCGGGTCAGAAGATGGACTCGGTGATCGCCAAGACCGAGCAGGCCGGTGCCGACGCCAAGGCCAAGACGGAATCCGCCGCCGCCAAGGTGGGTGCTGCCGTCGACGATGCGGCCATTACCGCCAGCGTGTCGACGAAGCTCGCGAAGGACCCTGACCTGAGTGCCACGAAGATCGACGTGGACACCGCGGGAGGCGTCGTGAGTCTGAGCGGACCGGCGCCGAATGCAGCCGCGAAGGCGCGCGCCGAAGAGATCGCGAAGTCCGTGAACGGCGTGGCCTCGGTTCACAACAACCTCGAAGTGAAGTCTATGTAG
- a CDS encoding phage holin family protein, producing MLHPIYSTVLGHPELIADHLANYAALLREEAREASRSLIARTVAGVLAVVSVMLALGLIGVAIMLGAMHDRFHWTLVAVPAVAMLVALVSALYAARQRDVPGFAELRAQVEADILALHLAGERHER from the coding sequence ATGCTTCATCCCATTTATTCCACGGTGCTCGGGCATCCCGAGCTGATTGCCGATCACCTGGCCAACTATGCCGCGCTCCTGCGGGAAGAAGCGCGGGAAGCCAGCCGCAGCCTCATCGCCCGAACGGTCGCGGGCGTCCTGGCCGTGGTGAGCGTCATGCTGGCGCTCGGCCTCATCGGCGTGGCGATCATGCTCGGGGCAATGCACGACCGATTCCACTGGACGCTCGTGGCCGTACCCGCGGTCGCGATGCTGGTCGCACTGGTCTCGGCGCTCTACGCAGCCCGGCAGCGTGACGTTCCTGGCTTCGCGGAATTGCGGGCGCAGGTCGAGGCCGACATCCTTGCGCTTCACCTCGCGGGAGAACGCCATGAGCGCTGA
- a CDS encoding DUF1328 domain-containing protein: MLYYAVVFLVIALIAAIFGFGGIAASAVGIAKILFIIFLVLALASFIAGLIRRG, encoded by the coding sequence ATGTTGTACTACGCAGTCGTGTTCCTGGTCATTGCCCTGATCGCAGCCATCTTCGGCTTCGGCGGCATCGCAGCAAGTGCGGTGGGCATCGCCAAGATCCTGTTCATCATCTTCCTGGTCCTCGCGCTCGCGAGTTTCATCGCGGGCTTGATACGACGCGGGTAG
- a CDS encoding CHASE3 domain-containing protein, which produces MRWLAFPKMALSLTLATLAALVLVGINEAGYRQSRQALAEVGDAQRARVVLNLMLQNILDAETGQRGYLLTGEPRYREPYDVAVRQVDGHLAALQLLYANRPNELAQLNQLAKHVSKKLAEMDMSVRLRQSGNEDAWKFIITTDVGREEMDAIRNEVGDLVALSSDELTRGQLQVVKSLRFARIGIAIIAIAALVAFYLYLRQTHALRLAGERQQQALERERNALEDEVRERTATLAELATHLQQVRETERGFLARELHDELGSLLTAAKLDVARLKSRMTDSPDAIQRLQHLNDLLNSGIALKRRIIEDLRPSSLSNLGLVASLEILGREFAERSNIEIEMVLEPVVLNEANQLTVYRMVQEGLTNISKYAQATEASIVMKNYGNHVVVEVTDNGKGFDTQHNRPTSHGLAGMRHRVEAAKGRLTVTSRPGHGTRLSAVLPATPVPSAAVA; this is translated from the coding sequence ATGCGCTGGCTAGCTTTCCCGAAGATGGCGCTGAGCCTGACGCTGGCGACCCTCGCCGCCCTCGTGCTCGTGGGCATCAACGAAGCCGGCTATCGCCAGTCCCGCCAGGCCCTCGCGGAGGTGGGCGATGCGCAGCGCGCGCGTGTGGTGCTCAACCTCATGCTTCAGAACATCCTCGATGCAGAAACGGGCCAGCGCGGTTATCTGCTGACAGGCGAGCCCCGCTATCGCGAGCCCTATGACGTCGCGGTCAGGCAGGTCGACGGCCACCTTGCCGCACTCCAGCTTCTCTATGCCAATCGGCCGAACGAGCTCGCGCAGTTGAATCAGCTCGCCAAGCACGTCTCGAAGAAGCTGGCCGAGATGGACATGAGCGTGCGCCTGCGGCAGAGCGGCAACGAGGACGCCTGGAAGTTCATCATCACGACCGACGTCGGCCGCGAGGAAATGGACGCCATCCGCAACGAGGTCGGCGACCTCGTCGCCCTCAGCAGCGACGAGCTCACGCGCGGACAGCTCCAGGTCGTGAAGTCGCTGCGCTTCGCGCGCATCGGCATTGCGATCATCGCGATCGCCGCGCTCGTCGCGTTCTACCTCTACCTCAGGCAGACGCACGCATTGCGTCTGGCGGGAGAACGACAGCAGCAGGCCCTCGAACGCGAGCGCAATGCGCTGGAGGATGAAGTGCGCGAGCGCACCGCGACGCTCGCCGAGCTCGCGACCCACCTGCAGCAGGTGCGCGAGACCGAGCGCGGCTTTCTCGCGCGCGAGCTGCACGACGAGCTGGGCTCGCTGCTCACGGCGGCCAAGCTCGATGTCGCGCGGCTGAAGTCGCGAATGACCGATTCGCCGGATGCGATCCAGCGGCTCCAGCACCTCAACGACCTTCTCAACAGCGGTATCGCGCTCAAGCGCCGCATCATCGAGGACCTGCGGCCTTCGTCGCTCTCCAACCTCGGGCTGGTCGCGTCGCTGGAGATCCTGGGCCGTGAATTCGCGGAGCGTTCGAACATCGAGATCGAGATGGTGCTCGAACCGGTGGTGCTGAACGAGGCGAACCAGCTCACGGTCTACCGGATGGTGCAGGAGGGCCTGACCAACATCAGCAAGTACGCGCAGGCGACCGAGGCCAGCATCGTCATGAAGAACTACGGCAATCACGTCGTCGTCGAAGTGACGGACAACGGCAAGGGTTTCGATACGCAGCACAACCGGCCTACGAGCCACGGTCTTGCCGGCATGCGCCATCGCGTCGAGGCGGCCAAGGGCCGGCTGACCGTCACATCCAGGCCAGGGCACGGCACCCGACTGAGCGCGGTACTGCCGGCCACCCCCGTGCCATCCGCCGCCGTGGCATGA